A portion of the Macaca thibetana thibetana isolate TM-01 chromosome 9, ASM2454274v1, whole genome shotgun sequence genome contains these proteins:
- the LOC126963008 gene encoding aldo-keto reductase family 1 member C3 isoform X1, with protein MDSKHQRVKLNDGHFMPVLGFGTYAPPEVPRSKALEVTKLAIEAGFRHIDSAHLYNNEEQVGLAIRSKIADGTVKREDIFYTSKLWSTFHRPELVRPALENSLKKAQLDYVDLYLIHSPVSLKPGEELSPTDENGKLIFDIVDLCTTWEAMEKCKDAGLAKSIGVSNFNHRQLEMILNKPGLKYKPVCNQVECHPYFNQSKLLDFCKSKDIVLVAYSALGSQRDKRWVDQNSPVLLEDPVLCALAKKHKRTPALIALRYQLQRGVVVLAKSYNEQRIRENVQVFEFQLTSEDMKAIDGLNRNLRYFNSDSLASHPNYPYSDEY; from the exons ATGGATTCCAAACACCAGCGTGTGAAGCTAAATGATGGCCACTTCATGCCTGTATTGGGATTTGGCACCTATGCACCTCCAGAG GTTCCCAGAAGTAAAGCTTTGGAGGTCACAAAATTGGCAATAGAAGCTGGGTTCCGCCATATAGATTCTGCTCACTTGTACAATAATGAGGAGCAGGTTGGACTGGCCATCCGAAGCAAGATTGCAGATGGTACTGTGAAGAGAGAAGACATATTCTACACTTCAAAG CTTTGGTCCACTTTTCATCGACCAGAGTTGGTCCGACCAGCCTTGGAAAACTCGCTGAAAAAAGCTCAATTGGACTATGTTGACCTCTATCTCATTCATTCTCCAGTGTCTCTAAAG CCAGGTGAGGAACTTTCACCAAcagatgaaaatggaaaactaataTTTGACATAGTGGATCTCTGTACCACTTGGGAG GCCATGGAGAAGTGTAAGGATGCAGGTTTGGCCAAGTCCATAGGGGTGTCAAACTTCAACCACAGGCAACTGGAGATGATCCTCAACAAGCCAGGACTCAAGTACAAGCCCGTCTGCAACCAG GTAGAATGTCATCCGTATTTCAACCAGAGTAAATTGCTAGATTTCTGCAAGTCAAAAGATATTGTTCTGGTTGCCTATAGTGCTCTGGGATCTCAGCGAGACAAACGATG GGTGGACCAGAACTCCCCGGTTCTCTTGGAGGACCCAGTCCTTTGTGCCTTGGCAAAAAAGCACAAGCGAACCCCAGCCCTGATTGCCCTGCGCTACCAGCTGCAGCGTGGGGTTGTGGTCCTGGCCAAGAGCTACAATGAGCAACGGATCAGAGAGAACGTGCAG GTTTTTGAATTCCAGTTGACTTCAGAGGACATGAAAGCCATAGATGGCCTAAACAGAAATCTCCGATATTTTAACAGTGATAG TCTCGCTAGCCACCCTAATTATCCATATTCAGATGAATATTAA